The proteins below are encoded in one region of Elusimicrobiaceae bacterium:
- a CDS encoding outer-membrane lipoprotein carrier protein LolA, with product MKRHIGLTILSLLAASAHAASAGTAGQPSPASTAAVTIAAPQPRQQTAVALSSTAVIEKLREWDTKLESLSCGFTQSVKFGDSGMGSTIEGLVRYRKPDLLRVEHTAPRSQIVVTDKKTISVYSPQDRQLVKSDWTSWISQQSAIFSGVTNFGSYGKIIADHGIKVTTGETGVAVTLSPVSGKQSYTLTLLLDPEMDYFPYAIEMKIGTTDVKTTLKKITINSGIPDGVFTLNPPQGTKIINF from the coding sequence ATGAAAAGACATATCGGCCTGACAATACTTTCACTGCTGGCGGCGTCCGCTCACGCGGCCTCAGCCGGCACGGCAGGGCAGCCTTCACCCGCGAGCACCGCCGCAGTCACTATCGCAGCCCCGCAGCCCCGGCAACAGACGGCCGTGGCGCTCAGTTCAACCGCCGTCATAGAAAAACTGCGGGAATGGGACACGAAGCTTGAGTCTTTGTCCTGCGGGTTCACTCAAAGCGTGAAATTCGGGGATTCCGGCATGGGTTCCACTATCGAAGGGCTGGTCCGCTACCGCAAGCCCGACCTGCTGCGGGTGGAACATACCGCACCGCGCAGCCAGATTGTGGTGACCGACAAGAAAACCATCAGCGTCTATTCGCCGCAGGACCGGCAGCTTGTCAAGAGCGACTGGACGTCATGGATTTCACAGCAGTCTGCCATATTTTCCGGCGTCACAAATTTCGGCAGCTACGGGAAAATAATAGCGGACCATGGTATAAAAGTGACTACGGGTGAAACCGGAGTGGCCGTAACGCTCAGCCCGGTAAGCGGCAAACAGAGCTACACTCTCACCTTGCTGCTGGATCCGGAAATGGACTATTTTCCTTACGCCATAGAAATGAAGATCGGCACAACCGACGTAAAGACCACCCTGAAAAAAATAACAATCAACTCCGGAATACCGGACGGCGTCTTCACGCTGAACCCGCCGCAGGGCACGAAAATAATAAATTTCTGA
- a CDS encoding DUF58 domain-containing protein produces the protein MKYIDNAAIARIQKLGRVRIGLDSVQGMAGPHKSAEIGFGQEFVQHRQYSRGDSVRFLDWKVFARTDRMYVKQFQEEKNLKICLLVDGSASMDFRSPLALYTKWEYACRLAMALSALFILQGDSCGVCVLKDRISLKTRPGNTLSSLEEFDGALGCASPSGKGDMRRAISDFLSGGGRGCAAVLLTDLLEENDAALRAALALKTPRNSATVLHLSDPAERRLHWSGRTELRDMEDNSRLDFDPAVFSGEYEREFARWSEFCRVTLNRTGIGCLPCSTDAPVVSVLERIAAMFARR, from the coding sequence ATGAAATATATTGATAACGCCGCCATCGCCCGTATCCAGAAACTGGGGCGTGTGCGGATAGGGCTGGATTCGGTGCAGGGCATGGCCGGACCACATAAAAGCGCGGAGATCGGGTTCGGGCAGGAGTTCGTCCAGCACCGCCAGTATTCGCGCGGCGACAGCGTACGGTTTCTTGACTGGAAAGTGTTCGCCCGCACCGACCGGATGTACGTCAAGCAGTTCCAGGAGGAGAAGAACCTCAAGATCTGCCTGCTGGTGGACGGTTCGGCCTCGATGGATTTCCGCTCGCCGCTTGCGCTTTACACCAAATGGGAATACGCTTGCCGGCTGGCGATGGCGCTGTCGGCCCTGTTTATTCTGCAGGGCGATTCCTGCGGCGTCTGCGTGCTCAAGGACCGGATATCGCTTAAAACCCGTCCGGGCAACACGCTTTCGTCGCTGGAGGAATTTGACGGCGCGCTGGGCTGTGCCAGCCCGTCCGGCAAAGGCGATATGCGCCGCGCGATTTCCGATTTTCTGTCCGGCGGAGGCCGCGGCTGCGCGGCGGTTCTGCTGACCGATCTGCTCGAAGAAAACGATGCCGCGCTGCGCGCCGCGCTCGCGCTTAAAACGCCGCGCAATTCGGCTACGGTGCTGCATCTGTCCGATCCGGCCGAACGGCGTTTGCACTGGAGCGGCCGCACCGAACTGCGGGATATGGAGGATAACAGCCGCCTGGATTTTGATCCGGCGGTTTTTTCCGGCGAATACGAGCGCGAATTCGCGCGCTGGAGCGAGTTCTGCCGTGTTACGCTCAACCGCACGGGGATCGGCTGCCTGCCCTGTTCCACTGACGCGCCGGTGGTGTCGGTGCTGGAACGGATCGCGGCCATGTTTGCGCGGCGGTAG
- a CDS encoding VWA domain-containing protein: MRFLAPHLLYFLPLALLPLAIYYLVLKRALKVNFPGLYLVRKVYLKNLRGRRFLRAAVLGLRCLAVGLLILAFSRPVLERLPGRLPAESARDVPVSAVVLLDLSYSTRAEFAGRPVSAILKDAGSSIISRLGPADKVAVGAFSDRWEGGPLSWEPPARAAARLAGMTPSWRVTDYRPALEKAFAFLGAEKAGKKAVIVLTDGFARGFKGLGPDGAASVRGYSPEVELYGTALPAGLDNRWVSSVSFNGAGLLDGGFKTVPLLSAQFGGIGRIRSGAAAAGQVNGLALRRVAITERQAGTGFASWPAGGAAGGTLTGRVFMEPDALQADNSRWFAFRVPRAPKLLCLSSDPQFLLRGHGGHFLKSVLGENVTGFSCLFYDLARLQDLALSDYQGVIAAGFSEITARQAELLRRFVLAGGHLLLVAGPQTQPSAFRFMEDILPVRPLRAEPAGGARARLVPPASAGDFDWAGYQFGDIKISGFLLSTLSDGAQARWKIKYREAEYPAFAEITAGKGRVFFWTPGLETAWTDFALRPVFPVWAGYAAARLGNTRISVRGLGAVIGEPFKLPVSDDLNGPVDYTPAAGPARQVRPANGFYEFPDTDEPGIYRVAARAYGGADTAFAVNPDSGSGESVTEPAPAPPWTVLKFQDPAGDFFARAGGLELFGPVLAFALALLALEFFLAGLA, from the coding sequence ATGAGGTTTCTTGCGCCGCATCTTCTGTATTTCCTGCCGCTTGCGCTGCTGCCGCTTGCAATTTATTATCTGGTTCTGAAACGCGCGCTGAAAGTCAATTTTCCCGGGCTGTACCTTGTAAGAAAAGTTTATCTGAAAAATTTGCGCGGCCGGCGGTTTTTGCGGGCGGCGGTGCTTGGCCTGCGCTGTCTGGCGGTTGGACTTTTGATTCTGGCGTTCTCGCGGCCGGTGCTGGAGCGGCTGCCGGGACGGCTGCCTGCGGAGTCCGCGCGGGACGTGCCGGTCAGTGCGGTGGTTCTGCTCGACCTGTCCTACTCCACCCGGGCGGAGTTTGCGGGGCGGCCGGTGTCCGCCATTTTAAAGGATGCCGGTTCAAGCATCATTTCGCGGTTAGGGCCTGCCGACAAAGTGGCCGTGGGCGCGTTTTCCGACCGCTGGGAAGGCGGTCCGCTCTCCTGGGAGCCGCCGGCCCGGGCGGCGGCCCGGCTGGCGGGAATGACGCCGTCGTGGCGGGTCACCGATTACCGGCCCGCGCTTGAAAAGGCGTTCGCGTTTCTGGGCGCGGAAAAAGCCGGCAAGAAGGCGGTTATCGTTTTGACGGACGGTTTCGCGCGCGGGTTTAAGGGGTTGGGGCCAGACGGCGCGGCTTCCGTGCGCGGCTACTCGCCAGAGGTGGAGCTTTACGGCACGGCGTTGCCCGCCGGGCTGGACAACAGGTGGGTTTCATCCGTTTCCTTTAACGGGGCAGGCCTGCTTGACGGCGGGTTTAAAACGGTTCCGCTGCTGTCGGCGCAGTTCGGCGGGATCGGGCGGATACGGTCCGGCGCGGCCGCCGCAGGGCAGGTTAACGGTCTGGCTCTGCGTCGTGTCGCCATCACCGAGCGGCAGGCCGGAACCGGTTTTGCCAGCTGGCCCGCAGGCGGCGCGGCTGGCGGGACGCTGACGGGCCGCGTTTTTATGGAGCCTGACGCGCTGCAAGCCGATAATTCCCGCTGGTTCGCTTTCCGCGTGCCGCGCGCGCCGAAACTTTTATGTCTGTCGTCCGATCCGCAGTTTCTGCTGCGCGGACACGGCGGCCATTTCCTCAAAAGCGTGCTGGGCGAAAACGTTACGGGTTTTTCCTGCCTGTTTTATGATCTGGCGCGGCTGCAGGACCTCGCGCTGTCGGATTATCAGGGTGTTATCGCGGCCGGTTTTTCCGAAATAACCGCGCGGCAGGCCGAACTGCTGCGCCGGTTTGTTCTGGCCGGCGGGCATTTGCTGCTGGTGGCGGGGCCGCAAACCCAGCCGTCGGCATTCCGGTTTATGGAGGATATTCTGCCAGTCCGTCCGCTGCGGGCGGAGCCGGCCGGCGGAGCCCGGGCGCGGCTCGTGCCGCCCGCTTCCGCCGGTGATTTTGACTGGGCCGGCTACCAGTTCGGCGATATAAAAATTTCGGGTTTTCTGCTTTCCACGTTATCGGACGGCGCGCAGGCGCGCTGGAAAATAAAGTACCGCGAGGCGGAGTATCCGGCGTTCGCGGAAATTACGGCCGGGAAAGGGCGCGTGTTTTTCTGGACGCCCGGCCTGGAAACGGCCTGGACCGATTTTGCGCTCCGCCCCGTTTTTCCCGTCTGGGCCGGTTACGCCGCGGCCCGGCTTGGCAACACGAGAATTTCCGTGCGGGGCCTGGGCGCGGTTATAGGCGAGCCGTTTAAATTGCCGGTGTCGGACGACTTGAACGGGCCTGTTGATTACACGCCCGCCGCCGGCCCGGCCCGGCAGGTCAGGCCGGCAAACGGTTTTTACGAGTTCCCGGATACCGACGAGCCGGGCATCTACCGGGTTGCCGCCAGGGCTTACGGCGGCGCGGACACCGCGTTCGCGGTCAATCCCGATTCGGGATCGGGCGAAAGCGTCACCGAACCCGCGCCCGCTCCGCCGTGGACGGTGCTGAAGTTTCAGGATCCCGCGGGCGATTTTTTCGCGCGCGCCGGCGGGCTGGAACTGTTCGGTCCGGTTCTGGCTTTTGCGCTGGCGCTGCTCGCGCTTGAATTTTTCCTTGCGGGGCTGGCATGA
- a CDS encoding phosphatidylglycerophosphatase A, whose amino-acid sequence MPDSNNAPALDGIRRNGPVAFAIRLLASGLFISLLPAWLLKGRKNTGAGFMGTVAAVATVPLLPENPAVYTVFLAVFTAGAIWISDRADFGAGQPDDPRIVIDEIAGYYFAIAFLPRTTAALLLCFILFRLFDTLKPFGIKKLDMIKNGFGVVIDDVASGIAVNILMWIAYLCAIRL is encoded by the coding sequence ATGCCCGACAGCAACAACGCGCCCGCATTGGACGGCATCCGCAGGAACGGGCCGGTGGCGTTTGCGATACGCCTGCTGGCCAGCGGACTGTTTATAAGCCTGCTGCCCGCATGGCTGCTAAAAGGCCGGAAAAACACGGGCGCCGGGTTTATGGGCACCGTCGCGGCGGTTGCCACGGTGCCGCTTCTGCCGGAAAATCCTGCCGTTTACACGGTGTTTCTGGCGGTATTTACAGCGGGCGCGATATGGATAAGCGACCGCGCGGATTTCGGGGCCGGCCAGCCGGACGATCCGCGCATTGTAATAGACGAAATCGCAGGCTACTATTTCGCCATAGCGTTCCTGCCTAGAACAACCGCCGCGCTTTTGCTATGCTTTATATTGTTCCGGCTGTTCGATACGCTCAAGCCGTTCGGCATAAAAAAGCTGGATATGATAAAAAACGGGTTCGGCGTCGTGATTGACGATGTCGCGAGCGGAATCGCTGTAAACATATTAATGTGGATCGCCTATTTATGCGCAATACGGCTTTAA
- a CDS encoding biopolymer transporter ExbD, whose product MRCNRERRELMAEMNMIPLIDISLILLIIFMVLTPALVQSQITVQLPQSSTGAKESADDSVITVEIQKDGRVSVLGKRIRVAQLEEELILRLARSSRKTVLVQADKSVPVDMVVRVFDTARKLGAARLGISVEDRIRQN is encoded by the coding sequence ATGCGCTGCAACCGTGAACGCCGGGAACTGATGGCGGAAATGAACATGATTCCGCTGATAGACATTTCGCTTATCCTGCTGATAATTTTCATGGTGCTTACGCCCGCGCTGGTGCAGTCGCAGATAACGGTGCAGCTGCCGCAATCCTCGACGGGCGCGAAAGAATCCGCGGACGACAGCGTCATCACCGTTGAAATCCAGAAAGACGGGCGCGTGAGCGTGCTGGGCAAGCGGATCCGCGTTGCGCAGCTGGAGGAGGAGCTTATCCTCAGGCTGGCCCGTTCCAGCCGCAAAACGGTGCTGGTGCAGGCTGACAAATCGGTGCCGGTGGACATGGTGGTGCGGGTATTTGATACCGCGCGCAAACTCGGCGCGGCTAGACTCGGCATCAGCGTAGAGGACAGGATCAGGCAGAACTGA
- a CDS encoding tetratricopeptide repeat protein, whose amino-acid sequence MKQLDSLQKMMFFSGLALVTGGVAVFGLIQMRPVRRPDFAAAMARADNYLLRQNYAGAFKVYDRLARYYPHSGELFLNRGLAHFRTANFTRALADFGRAAQDKKAAALAFQWSATIYSLKRDYAAQLAAAESAIAAGADTHDAYALRGLARAGLGKPKEALADIDAALSRNSEDAFLLLRKAEIEYGLSNFKAARRDVSSAIEWGPGYPDAYALLGRLELKAGAADKAAAAFENALRISNGEAKYARLLASVKPGAKQKQNGTGGKAASAKSGKSVKSAKPAKTGSAAKPGTAGRRK is encoded by the coding sequence ATGAAACAGTTGGATTCCCTTCAGAAAATGATGTTTTTTTCGGGCCTTGCGCTGGTTACCGGCGGGGTTGCGGTTTTTGGGCTTATACAGATGCGGCCTGTCCGCCGTCCCGATTTTGCCGCGGCGATGGCGCGCGCCGACAATTATCTGCTGCGCCAGAATTACGCCGGCGCGTTTAAAGTGTACGACCGGCTGGCCAGGTATTACCCGCATAGCGGCGAGCTTTTTTTAAACCGCGGACTGGCGCATTTCCGCACCGCCAACTTTACTCGCGCGCTGGCGGATTTCGGGCGGGCGGCGCAGGATAAAAAAGCCGCCGCGCTGGCGTTTCAATGGTCCGCCACGATCTATTCGTTAAAGCGCGATTATGCCGCCCAGCTGGCAGCCGCCGAATCTGCCATTGCGGCCGGCGCCGACACGCATGACGCCTATGCCCTGCGCGGACTGGCGCGCGCGGGGCTGGGAAAGCCCAAAGAAGCGCTTGCCGATATTGATGCCGCGCTGTCCAGAAACAGCGAAGACGCTTTCCTGCTTTTACGAAAAGCGGAAATCGAATATGGCCTGTCAAATTTCAAAGCCGCACGCCGCGACGTGAGCAGCGCGATAGAATGGGGCCCCGGTTATCCCGACGCTTACGCGCTGCTGGGCAGGCTGGAACTGAAAGCGGGCGCGGCGGACAAAGCCGCGGCCGCGTTTGAAAACGCACTTCGGATTTCAAACGGCGAAGCGAAATACGCGCGGCTGCTCGCGTCCGTAAAGCCCGGCGCGAAACAAAAACAGAACGGAACCGGCGGCAAGGCGGCTTCCGCGAAATCCGGCAAGTCCGTTAAATCCGCAAAGCCCGCCAAAACCGGCAGTGCGGCAAAGCCCGGAACGGCGGGCAGGCGTAAATGA
- a CDS encoding TonB family protein has translation MEMRRYYLYSGMAHAGLLLAALLLVKPAAPRQIFPSYTVDFIGGTEAAPVSDSKPAGPEPAAPAPKTEPARKTRPAKPVSEKFRAPKDKAKVLKEDPPAASEPEKLTAPSVLEEEPAESPSAPQNAAAQGDAAPTGISAQFPNFPYPWYITQVRLALWNEWSSRMPRSGNISCVIAFFVRRDGTVRKIDVEKSSGNKLFNLAALTSVENSAPLPPLPASYKEQELAVHVEFKIAQ, from the coding sequence ATGGAAATGCGCCGTTACTATCTGTATTCCGGCATGGCCCACGCGGGACTGCTTCTGGCGGCGCTGCTGCTGGTAAAGCCCGCCGCGCCACGGCAGATTTTTCCTTCCTATACCGTGGATTTCATAGGCGGCACGGAAGCCGCCCCGGTAAGCGATTCAAAACCCGCCGGGCCCGAACCGGCGGCGCCGGCGCCTAAAACCGAACCCGCCAGGAAAACCAGGCCGGCGAAACCGGTCAGCGAAAAATTCCGCGCGCCGAAAGACAAAGCAAAAGTTCTGAAAGAGGATCCGCCCGCGGCCAGTGAGCCGGAAAAACTGACCGCGCCCAGCGTGCTCGAAGAGGAACCTGCCGAAAGCCCGTCCGCGCCGCAAAACGCCGCCGCGCAGGGAGACGCTGCTCCGACCGGGATTTCGGCGCAGTTTCCGAACTTTCCCTATCCCTGGTACATAACGCAGGTGCGGCTGGCTTTATGGAATGAGTGGTCGTCTCGGATGCCGCGCAGCGGAAACATTTCCTGCGTGATCGCGTTTTTCGTCAGGCGGGACGGAACCGTACGCAAAATTGACGTTGAAAAAAGCTCCGGCAACAAGCTGTTCAATCTGGCGGCGCTGACCAGTGTGGAGAACTCCGCGCCGCTGCCGCCGCTGCCGGCCAGCTACAAAGAACAGGAACTGGCGGTTCATGTGGAATTTAAAATAGCGCAGTAA
- a CDS encoding helix-turn-helix domain-containing protein gives MTEKPDLPVAGSGTEHASGPAAEPHDSAARQPGQLQPAQPAQAPRSATAGERLKALREEKGISAEMLHRRTKIPLKTISALETDDTAYYASDPYARSFLEQYCEYIGVEPDELRSSFEKAAEPLRRADQRPRTILNPGSPLDEESYVSAAQAYFFKTAAASAAVLALLTLWLWKNADYFGWPASGESAIASPSLYEAAFISRLEGLVTERTWLRVTADRRTVFEGYAPAGVKLGWTASKEFKVESDRPDNLQLSLDNRKLEQFTKTQTLIPVVFSGAETK, from the coding sequence ATGACTGAAAAACCCGATCTGCCTGTTGCCGGATCCGGCACGGAACACGCGTCTGGCCCGGCGGCGGAGCCGCATGACAGCGCTGCCCGGCAACCCGGGCAGTTGCAGCCCGCGCAGCCGGCGCAGGCGCCCCGTTCCGCCACGGCGGGCGAGCGGCTGAAAGCCCTGCGCGAGGAAAAAGGAATAAGCGCGGAGATGCTGCACCGCAGGACAAAAATACCGCTCAAAACGATTTCCGCGCTGGAAACCGACGACACCGCCTATTACGCCTCCGACCCTTATGCGCGGAGTTTTCTTGAGCAGTACTGCGAATATATCGGAGTCGAGCCGGACGAGCTGCGCTCAAGTTTCGAAAAAGCCGCGGAACCGCTGCGCCGCGCCGATCAACGTCCGCGCACAATACTCAATCCCGGTTCGCCTCTTGATGAAGAAAGCTATGTTTCCGCCGCGCAAGCCTATTTTTTCAAGACGGCCGCGGCAAGCGCCGCGGTCCTTGCGCTGCTGACTTTGTGGCTCTGGAAAAACGCGGATTATTTCGGCTGGCCGGCAAGCGGAGAAAGCGCGATCGCTTCACCCTCTTTATACGAAGCGGCTTTCATTTCCCGGCTTGAAGGGCTGGTAACCGAACGGACATGGCTGCGCGTGACAGCCGACAGAAGGACCGTTTTTGAAGGTTACGCGCCCGCGGGCGTGAAACTGGGCTGGACGGCTTCAAAAGAATTCAAGGTGGAGTCAGACAGGCCGGACAATCTCCAGTTGTCGCTTGACAACCGGAAACTGGAGCAGTTTACCAAAACTCAAACCCTCATTCCGGTCGTTTTTTCCGGCGCGGAAACGAAATAG
- the pgsA gene encoding CDP-diacylglycerol--glycerol-3-phosphate 3-phosphatidyltransferase — MMTIANRITLLRAFLTILMYACIVVPASWTRLAALLIFALASITDWVDGFLARRTNTTTTFGAVADPFVDKLLIGGVFVAFGSVPALHVPLWAVFLIIAREMMISTLRVLAALNREMLAAERSGKFKTAIQMISASLILVILNIQDLAVNGPPDWQAGMQAAAHFTLQFPYLLTIIVMIVTWASGISYLYNHWDMLRRSWSIPNSRRQPQLRRTENRRQRRPHRNNRFRPEKKDGIVQSSPYFPQDAILREAKKNHRPRRRGKRPAGQTAQNTGGARPAAPAATAAQD; from the coding sequence ATGATGACAATCGCCAACAGGATAACGCTGCTGCGCGCGTTTCTTACCATTCTGATGTATGCCTGCATAGTGGTGCCCGCTTCCTGGACGAGGCTGGCAGCCCTGCTTATCTTCGCGCTGGCTTCGATCACCGACTGGGTGGACGGATTTCTGGCGCGCCGCACCAACACCACCACCACGTTCGGAGCCGTGGCGGATCCGTTTGTGGACAAACTGCTTATCGGCGGAGTGTTCGTGGCGTTCGGCTCGGTGCCGGCCCTGCATGTGCCGTTATGGGCGGTATTTCTGATAATCGCCAGGGAAATGATGATTTCCACCCTGCGGGTGCTGGCCGCGCTGAACCGGGAAATGCTGGCGGCGGAACGCTCCGGCAAATTCAAAACCGCGATCCAGATGATTTCCGCCAGCCTGATACTTGTGATACTCAACATTCAGGATCTGGCGGTCAACGGCCCGCCTGACTGGCAGGCCGGTATGCAGGCGGCGGCGCATTTCACGCTGCAGTTTCCTTATCTGCTGACGATAATCGTAATGATCGTCACCTGGGCAAGCGGAATAAGCTATCTGTACAACCACTGGGATATGCTCCGCCGTTCCTGGAGCATTCCCAACAGCCGCCGGCAGCCGCAATTGCGGCGGACTGAAAACCGTCGCCAGCGCCGGCCACATCGGAACAACCGGTTCAGACCTGAAAAAAAAGACGGGATCGTGCAAAGCTCCCCTTATTTCCCGCAGGACGCGATATTGCGCGAAGCCAAAAAAAATCACCGGCCCCGCCGCCGCGGCAAACGCCCCGCCGGACAAACCGCGCAGAACACCGGCGGCGCCCGGCCCGCCGCACCCGCCGCGACGGCCGCGCAGGACTGA
- a CDS encoding MotA/TolQ/ExbB proton channel family protein, whose translation MHTGWKELIMAGGPVLALLALLSIYSLGIIFERFAHYRKALANADEFIKEIKRLVRAGQKNKARETCEGDKTPAAKILTRALHAQGGPVEKREYILSAIDWQVTRLQQKLPILATIGSTTPFIGLFGTVLGVMKAFKDLSAYSGAGASVVAAGIAEALVNTAAGLFVAIPAIFAYNYFTSRTNRFSKEMEYASEEILNLMLQHDDAGNEPLPVSASGRIMRPAPPEPLPGGPEPRRAAPVAPTVRNAGL comes from the coding sequence ATGCACACGGGCTGGAAAGAACTTATCATGGCGGGCGGGCCGGTACTGGCGTTGCTGGCGCTGCTGTCAATTTACTCGCTGGGAATAATATTCGAACGTTTTGCCCATTACCGCAAGGCGCTGGCGAACGCGGACGAATTCATAAAGGAAATCAAACGGCTTGTGCGTGCCGGCCAGAAAAACAAGGCCCGCGAAACATGCGAGGGCGATAAAACTCCCGCCGCAAAAATTCTCACCCGCGCGCTGCACGCGCAGGGCGGCCCTGTCGAGAAACGCGAATACATCCTGTCCGCCATAGACTGGCAGGTTACCCGGCTTCAGCAAAAACTGCCGATACTGGCCACGATCGGGAGCACCACTCCGTTTATCGGGCTGTTCGGGACGGTGCTGGGCGTAATGAAGGCGTTTAAGGATCTGTCGGCCTATTCCGGGGCGGGCGCGTCGGTCGTGGCGGCCGGCATAGCGGAAGCGCTTGTCAACACCGCGGCAGGACTGTTTGTGGCCATTCCCGCCATATTCGCCTACAATTATTTTACCAGCCGGACAAACCGGTTTTCCAAAGAGATGGAATACGCGTCAGAAGAAATACTCAATCTGATGCTGCAGCACGATGATGCCGGGAACGAACCGCTCCCGGTTTCCGCGTCGGGCCGGATCATGCGCCCCGCGCCGCCGGAGCCGCTGCCCGGCGGGCCTGAACCGCGCCGCGCCGCGCCCGTCGCGCCGACCGTGCGCAACGCGGGCCTATAA
- a CDS encoding MoxR family ATPase produces the protein MAQQHDLKLAGKLRDARALIFEQLGRTVVGQTETASQILITLFSGGHALLVGVPGLAKTLMVSTLAEILDLKFSRIQFTPDLMPSDITGYDIIEQDHETGKREARYIEGPVFANLLLADEINRTPPKTQAALLQAMQEKEVTFGGVTRKLAPPFFVLATQNPIEQEGTYPLPEAQLDRFLMQINVGYPSRQEEELIASSAAPAAASAHKVLDQREMTELQELVRAVPVPREIIEAAVKMARSSRPDGDAPDYVSKWVTWGAGPRASQALVLAARARCLLEGRFAVSADDLRYVAAPVLRHRIITGFQAEADGIRPDEIISRLVAEAL, from the coding sequence ATGGCGCAACAGCATGATTTGAAACTGGCCGGCAAACTGCGCGACGCGCGCGCTCTGATTTTCGAGCAGCTCGGGCGCACCGTCGTAGGCCAGACGGAAACCGCCAGTCAGATTCTGATTACCCTGTTTTCCGGCGGGCACGCTTTGCTCGTCGGCGTGCCGGGTCTGGCAAAAACCCTTATGGTGTCCACGCTCGCGGAAATTCTGGACCTGAAATTCAGCCGCATCCAGTTCACGCCGGATCTCATGCCGTCCGATATAACCGGATATGACATTATCGAGCAGGATCATGAAACCGGCAAGCGCGAGGCCCGCTATATCGAAGGGCCCGTGTTCGCGAATCTGCTGCTTGCCGACGAAATCAACCGCACTCCGCCCAAGACCCAGGCAGCCCTGCTGCAGGCGATGCAGGAAAAGGAAGTCACTTTCGGAGGGGTTACGCGCAAACTCGCGCCGCCGTTTTTCGTGCTGGCGACCCAGAACCCGATCGAGCAGGAAGGCACTTATCCCCTGCCGGAAGCCCAGCTGGACCGGTTTCTGATGCAGATCAACGTGGGCTACCCGTCCCGGCAGGAGGAAGAGCTGATCGCCTCGTCCGCCGCGCCTGCCGCCGCTTCCGCGCATAAAGTGCTGGACCAGCGCGAGATGACGGAGCTTCAGGAGCTGGTGCGCGCCGTGCCGGTGCCGCGGGAAATTATAGAAGCGGCGGTTAAAATGGCGCGCTCGTCGCGCCCGGACGGCGATGCGCCTGATTATGTGTCGAAATGGGTGACGTGGGGCGCGGGGCCGCGCGCTTCCCAGGCGCTGGTGCTGGCGGCCAGGGCGCGGTGCCTGCTGGAAGGCCGGTTCGCGGTTTCGGCCGACGATCTGCGTTATGTGGCGGCGCCGGTTTTGCGGCACCGCATCATCACGGGGTTTCAGGCCGAGGCGGACGGGATCCGCCCGGACGAGATTATCAGCCGGCTGGTGGCGGAGGCGTTATGA